In Streptomyces nojiriensis, one genomic interval encodes:
- a CDS encoding NAD-dependent epimerase/dehydratase family protein → MRLLLLGGTDFAGRAVAEGAVARGWDVTVFHRGEHPAPPGVRVRHGDRTHEDGLAALAAGEWDAVVDTWSGAPTVVRDAAALLAGRAGRHAFISSRSVYAWPVPAGLDESGPLAEGDPDAESTDFAADKRGSELAVLRAFGEDRTLLVRPGLILGPRENAGRLPWWLSRIARGGAVPAPGPRDTPLQYIDVRDLADWLLNALESSLHGPYNLVSQPGHTTIGELLDLCVRVTGAAAELRWTSPEAIAAADLSPWTDLPVWAPPGSDFHAAIHAGDVSRAHAAGLVCRPVTETVTDTWAWQRSVPEGGPALADGLSEEAEARLLKG, encoded by the coding sequence ATGAGGCTGTTGCTGCTGGGCGGAACGGACTTCGCGGGGCGCGCCGTCGCCGAGGGCGCGGTCGCCCGGGGCTGGGACGTGACCGTCTTCCACCGGGGCGAGCACCCGGCCCCGCCCGGCGTGCGGGTCCGCCACGGCGACCGTACGCACGAGGACGGTCTGGCCGCCCTCGCGGCGGGGGAGTGGGACGCGGTCGTCGACACCTGGTCGGGGGCCCCGACCGTGGTGCGCGACGCGGCCGCCCTGCTGGCCGGGCGCGCCGGACGCCACGCCTTCATATCCAGCCGCTCGGTGTACGCGTGGCCGGTGCCGGCGGGGCTGGACGAGTCCGGACCGCTGGCCGAGGGCGACCCGGACGCGGAGTCGACCGACTTCGCGGCCGACAAGCGGGGGTCGGAACTGGCCGTGCTGCGCGCGTTCGGCGAGGACCGCACCCTGCTGGTCCGGCCGGGCCTGATCCTGGGCCCGCGCGAGAACGCGGGCCGCCTGCCGTGGTGGCTGTCGCGCATCGCGCGGGGCGGCGCGGTCCCGGCCCCCGGCCCCCGGGACACCCCGCTCCAGTACATCGACGTACGCGACCTGGCGGACTGGCTCCTGAACGCGCTGGAGTCGTCGCTGCACGGCCCCTACAACCTCGTCTCGCAGCCGGGCCACACCACGATCGGCGAGCTCCTGGACCTCTGCGTACGCGTCACGGGCGCGGCGGCCGAGCTCCGCTGGACCTCCCCCGAGGCGATCGCCGCCGCGGACCTCTCCCCGTGGACCGACCTCCCCGTCTGGGCCCCGCCCGGCTCGGACTTCCACGCCGCGATCCACGCGGGAGACGTCTCACGGGCCCATGCCGCGGGCCTCGTCTGCCGCCCGGTCACCGAGACGGTCACCGACACGTGGGCCTGGCAGCGGTCGGTCCCGGAGGGCGGGCCGGCCCTCGCGGACGGCCTGTCCGAGGAGGCGGAGGCCCGGCTGCTGAAGGGCTGA
- a CDS encoding PQQ-binding-like beta-propeller repeat protein, which translates to MTGRTSGPWPEPDEQRPAGFGPPPAPFAPPAPRPGGRGPRPPRPVAAAGAALALLAALLLIGGGAYRLTVRGGPAQPLAGPSGSPSVDRGDGKGPGGGPDAYDPNAGIRAGEARVWLRDNQAEVAGAGVSQYGPWRVGDTVVVAIPSGLTGYAAADGQEKWKLPLQTSLCGVPPAPSANGRLVVGVKETTSQTSHCTHLQQIDLTTGQAGWKIPLPPENKYDTTSQFELAISGDTVVVARSAVMSGFSVTDGRKLFGTSSPNGCYPSAFAGGSRLIGIRHCPDPNDVRASGQAMVEELDPATGGARWSYKYAPDWTVGRVLSVDPLVIAAHHKDKKTWNLTAFAADGTVRSQSTPAFGVSGRCNGFGNASGFQECYAAAADADSLYIGAGKPGTTLDTEVTDQVVAVDLNTGKERWRTAEQPKGRTVWPLAVEDGRVLTYVTPGNDEAGAVVSLAAADGASRPLLQSPAAARGAEGVFYPHGVRIAWAGGRLFLLNGRVNSPEPRKASRAILSFGK; encoded by the coding sequence ATGACCGGTCGCACCTCCGGCCCCTGGCCGGAACCCGACGAGCAGCGCCCCGCCGGTTTCGGCCCGCCGCCCGCCCCGTTCGCACCGCCGGCACCGCGACCCGGCGGCCGCGGACCGCGGCCGCCCCGGCCCGTGGCCGCCGCCGGCGCCGCCCTCGCGCTGCTCGCCGCCCTGCTCCTCATCGGCGGCGGCGCCTACCGCCTCACGGTCCGCGGCGGGCCCGCGCAGCCCCTGGCCGGTCCCTCGGGTTCGCCCTCGGTCGACCGGGGCGACGGCAAGGGCCCCGGCGGGGGACCCGACGCCTACGACCCCAACGCCGGCATCCGGGCGGGCGAGGCCCGGGTCTGGCTGCGCGACAACCAGGCCGAGGTCGCCGGGGCGGGTGTCTCGCAGTACGGCCCCTGGCGAGTGGGCGACACCGTGGTCGTCGCGATCCCGAGCGGCCTCACCGGCTACGCGGCGGCCGACGGCCAGGAGAAGTGGAAGCTCCCCCTCCAGACCTCGCTGTGCGGGGTCCCGCCGGCCCCGTCCGCGAACGGCAGGCTCGTCGTGGGGGTGAAGGAGACCACCTCGCAGACCTCGCACTGCACCCACCTCCAGCAGATCGACCTCACCACGGGGCAGGCGGGCTGGAAGATCCCGCTGCCGCCGGAGAACAAGTACGACACCACGTCGCAGTTCGAGCTGGCGATCAGCGGCGACACCGTGGTCGTGGCCCGGTCGGCCGTCATGAGCGGCTTCTCGGTCACCGACGGCCGCAAGCTCTTCGGCACGTCGAGCCCGAACGGCTGCTACCCGTCCGCCTTCGCCGGGGGCTCCCGGCTGATCGGCATCCGCCACTGCCCCGACCCGAACGACGTCCGCGCGTCCGGACAGGCGATGGTCGAGGAGCTGGATCCGGCCACCGGCGGCGCGCGGTGGAGCTACAAGTACGCCCCGGACTGGACGGTCGGCCGGGTGCTCTCCGTCGACCCGCTGGTGATCGCCGCGCACCACAAGGACAAGAAGACCTGGAACCTCACGGCCTTCGCCGCCGACGGGACGGTCCGCTCACAGAGCACCCCGGCCTTCGGGGTCAGCGGCCGGTGCAACGGATTCGGCAACGCGAGCGGCTTCCAGGAGTGCTACGCCGCCGCGGCCGACGCCGACAGCCTCTACATCGGCGCGGGCAAGCCCGGCACCACCCTCGACACCGAGGTCACCGACCAGGTCGTCGCGGTGGACCTGAACACCGGCAAGGAGCGGTGGCGCACCGCGGAGCAGCCCAAGGGACGCACCGTGTGGCCGCTGGCCGTCGAGGACGGCAGGGTCCTCACGTACGTCACCCCGGGCAACGACGAAGCGGGGGCGGTCGTCTCCCTCGCCGCGGCCGACGGAGCCTCGCGGCCGCTCCTGCAGAGCCCGGCGGCGGCCCGCGGCGCCGAGGGCGTCTTCTACCCCCACGGCGTCCGTATCGCATGGGCGGGCGGACGGCTGTTCCTGCTCAACGGCCGGGTCAACAGCCCGGAGCCGCGCAAGGCCAGCCGCGCGATCCTGTCCTTCGGCAAGTAG
- a CDS encoding serine hydrolase domain-containing protein, whose product MSTRWRSAAVALAAVGLVVGPVGAGAGAVHAGVAAASAVTVPAATVPAPTPTPTPASDGFAQLTPAVTRQLDAAIKKVLAEAKIPGVIVAVSAPGKGDYVRSFGIADKATGAPMTPNLNMRIGSVTKTFTVTALLELVDEGKVGLDDPIGKYVDGVPNGDRITLRELAGMRSGLFNYSADEGFYKAFTSNPDRPFTPQELLGYSFKHPVLFEPNAKFYYCNTNLILLGLVVEKVSGVPLDRFIGQKVVVPAGLKHTVFPTGPEFPSPHAHGYTNQTASGKVEDATDWNPSWGWAAGAMISDLPDMRSWAKTLATGTLLTPATQAQRLDVVDALPGTGYGLGIFNVQGWIGHNGSLPGYGSLVLYLPEAKATLVVLLNTDIGYAGQEPSTLVGEAITKIVTPDRVYTLPAQPAS is encoded by the coding sequence ATGTCGACACGCTGGCGCAGTGCCGCCGTGGCCCTGGCGGCCGTCGGACTCGTGGTGGGGCCCGTGGGCGCAGGGGCGGGGGCGGTGCACGCAGGGGTCGCGGCGGCGTCCGCGGTGACCGTGCCGGCCGCGACGGTCCCGGCGCCGACCCCGACCCCGACGCCCGCCTCGGACGGGTTCGCACAGCTGACCCCCGCCGTGACCCGGCAGCTGGACGCCGCGATCAAGAAGGTACTGGCGGAGGCGAAGATCCCCGGCGTGATCGTGGCCGTGTCGGCCCCGGGCAAGGGCGACTACGTACGGTCCTTCGGCATCGCCGACAAGGCCACGGGCGCGCCGATGACCCCGAACCTGAACATGCGGATCGGCAGCGTGACGAAGACCTTCACCGTGACCGCCCTGCTGGAGCTGGTGGACGAGGGGAAGGTCGGTCTGGACGACCCGATCGGCAAGTACGTCGACGGCGTCCCGAACGGCGACCGGATCACCCTGCGCGAGCTGGCCGGTATGCGGAGCGGCCTGTTCAACTACTCGGCGGACGAGGGCTTCTACAAGGCGTTCACCAGCAATCCCGACCGGCCCTTCACCCCGCAGGAACTGCTCGGCTACTCCTTCAAGCACCCGGTGCTCTTCGAGCCGAACGCCAAGTTCTACTACTGCAACACCAACCTGATCCTGCTCGGGCTGGTGGTGGAGAAGGTCAGCGGCGTCCCCCTCGACCGGTTCATCGGACAGAAGGTCGTCGTGCCCGCCGGGCTCAAGCACACGGTGTTCCCCACGGGCCCGGAGTTCCCCAGCCCGCACGCCCACGGCTACACGAACCAGACGGCCTCCGGGAAGGTCGAGGACGCCACTGACTGGAACCCCTCCTGGGGCTGGGCGGCGGGCGCGATGATCTCCGACCTCCCCGACATGCGCAGCTGGGCGAAGACCCTGGCGACCGGGACCCTGCTGACCCCCGCCACCCAGGCCCAGCGGCTTGACGTGGTCGACGCGCTCCCGGGCACCGGCTACGGCCTCGGCATCTTCAACGTCCAGGGCTGGATCGGGCACAACGGCTCTCTGCCGGGCTACGGCTCACTGGTCCTCTACCTGCCGGAAGCGAAGGCCACGCTGGTCGTGCTGCTCAACACGGACATCGGGTACGCGGGCCAGGAGCCCAGCACCCTGGTCGGCGAGGCGATCACCAAGATCGTGACCCCCGACCGGGTCTACACCCTCCCGGCCCAGCCGGCGTCGTGA
- a CDS encoding GNAT family N-acetyltransferase, producing the protein MNGQAAQRDGRSPAEDSASAVSVRAAGEADVDAAAVLFRGYLDFYEVDIEDPDAPRAFLAERIAKDESLVLLADVPEAGTVGFAQVYRGFSSLSLRTAWVLNDLYVAPAGRRTGAGRALLREVLRRAREAGVSGVQLETAYDNTVAQGLYEAEGFVREEFHVYFHDLG; encoded by the coding sequence ATGAACGGTCAGGCAGCACAGCGGGACGGCCGGTCCCCGGCGGAGGACTCCGCTTCCGCCGTCTCGGTCCGCGCGGCAGGCGAGGCGGACGTCGACGCGGCGGCCGTGCTGTTCCGCGGCTACCTCGACTTCTACGAGGTGGACATCGAGGACCCGGACGCCCCGCGGGCCTTCCTGGCGGAGCGGATCGCCAAGGACGAGTCGCTGGTGCTGCTCGCCGATGTCCCGGAGGCCGGAACGGTCGGCTTCGCGCAGGTCTACCGCGGGTTCTCGTCCCTCTCCCTGCGGACCGCCTGGGTCCTCAACGACCTCTACGTCGCCCCGGCCGGCCGCCGTACCGGGGCCGGCCGGGCGCTGCTGCGCGAGGTGCTGCGCCGGGCCCGCGAGGCCGGGGTGTCCGGCGTGCAGCTGGAGACGGCGTACGACAACACCGTCGCGCAGGGGCTGTACGAGGCGGAGGGCTTCGTCCGCGAGGAGTTCCACGTGTACTTCCACGACCTGGGCTGA
- a CDS encoding SigE family RNA polymerase sigma factor has protein sequence MRQGRRDGFREFAAGRSGHLYRSACLLVGGDTHLAEDLVQETLGRMYQRWGRISRIDNPAAYAQTVLVRVFLTHRRRRSAGERPVGELPDAGAPEQGGGDPALRLTLLEALGRLAPKDRAVLVLRYWEDRSVEETADAMNASSAAVRTRTTRALARLREQLGGSLAAFVDL, from the coding sequence ATGCGCCAGGGGCGCAGGGACGGGTTCCGTGAGTTCGCCGCGGGCCGCTCGGGCCATCTGTACCGGTCGGCATGTCTGCTCGTGGGCGGGGACACCCACCTCGCGGAGGACCTGGTGCAGGAGACCCTGGGGCGGATGTACCAGCGGTGGGGCCGGATCTCCCGGATCGACAATCCGGCGGCGTACGCCCAGACGGTGCTGGTCCGGGTCTTCCTCACGCACCGGCGCCGCCGCTCGGCGGGGGAGCGGCCGGTCGGGGAGCTCCCAGACGCCGGCGCGCCCGAGCAGGGCGGCGGGGATCCGGCGCTGCGGCTGACGCTGCTGGAGGCGCTGGGACGGCTGGCGCCCAAGGACCGGGCGGTGCTGGTGCTGCGCTACTGGGAGGACCGCAGCGTCGAGGAGACCGCCGACGCGATGAACGCCTCCTCGGCGGCGGTCCGTACCCGGACCACGCGCGCGCTCGCCCGGCTGCGGGAGCAGCTGGGCGGCAGCCTCGCCGCCTTCGTGGACCTCTGA
- a CDS encoding bifunctional 3'-5' exonuclease/DNA polymerase, whose translation MSDRTPRWALAEDGDGWWHAAPVPPADGVRMRVRDPADAVRAAPPGTRWVWRSTAAVYPRLLAAGVRVERCHDIEGAELLLLGHEGRFGEPRSAAAAWARLTDAPVPPDPRPRAAEPRAQDSLFDPQPAPVPLEALLAVHADQAKRLDATAHPDRMRLLTAAESAAFLIAAEMNRVGLPWRADVHRALLTELLGERYAGGGEPRRLAELADRVSAAFGRRVRPDLPADVVKAFAGAGIKLRSTRRWEIQELDHPAVEPLIEYKKLYRIYTAHGWAWLADWVRDGRFRPEFIPGGTLTGRWVTNGGGALQIPKVIRRAVVADPGWRLVVADADQMEPRVLAAISRDPAFMEVAGEASDLYTAVSRQGFSGDREKAKLAVLGAVYGQTSGDGLKNLAALRRRFPRAVAYVDDAAKAGEEGRLVRTWLGRTCPPPAGSGEGDEAGDGGVDPGEGYGEGGAGSPQGREDGWTPSYASTNTRARGRFTRNFVVQGSAADWALLLLAALRQATAGMRAELVFFQHDEVIVHCPAEEAAAVVEAIRAAGERAGRIAFGDTPVRFPFTTAVVECYADAK comes from the coding sequence ATGAGCGACCGCACTCCCCGGTGGGCCCTCGCCGAGGACGGCGACGGGTGGTGGCACGCCGCGCCCGTGCCCCCCGCCGACGGAGTCCGGATGCGCGTGCGCGACCCGGCCGACGCGGTGCGCGCCGCCCCGCCCGGCACGCGCTGGGTCTGGCGGTCCACCGCGGCCGTCTACCCCCGGCTGCTCGCCGCGGGCGTACGCGTCGAGCGGTGCCACGACATCGAGGGCGCCGAACTGCTGCTCCTCGGCCACGAGGGCCGGTTCGGCGAGCCCCGCTCGGCGGCGGCCGCCTGGGCCCGGCTCACCGACGCCCCCGTACCGCCCGATCCGCGCCCGCGCGCCGCCGAACCCCGCGCCCAGGATTCCCTCTTCGACCCGCAGCCCGCGCCGGTCCCCCTGGAGGCCCTGCTCGCCGTCCACGCCGACCAGGCGAAACGGCTCGACGCCACCGCCCACCCCGACCGGATGCGGCTGCTCACCGCCGCCGAGTCGGCGGCCTTCCTCATCGCCGCCGAGATGAACCGCGTGGGGCTGCCCTGGCGCGCCGACGTGCACCGCGCCCTGCTGACCGAGCTGCTCGGTGAGCGGTACGCGGGCGGCGGGGAGCCCCGGCGCCTCGCCGAGCTGGCCGACCGCGTGTCCGCCGCCTTCGGCAGGCGCGTGCGCCCCGATCTGCCCGCCGACGTCGTCAAGGCCTTCGCCGGGGCCGGGATCAAGCTCAGGTCCACCCGCCGCTGGGAGATCCAGGAGCTGGACCATCCGGCCGTCGAGCCGTTGATCGAGTACAAGAAGCTGTACCGGATCTACACCGCCCACGGCTGGGCCTGGCTCGCGGACTGGGTCCGGGACGGCCGCTTCCGCCCGGAGTTCATCCCCGGCGGCACCCTCACCGGCCGCTGGGTCACCAACGGCGGCGGGGCCCTGCAGATCCCCAAGGTGATCCGCCGGGCCGTGGTCGCCGACCCCGGCTGGCGGCTCGTCGTCGCCGACGCCGACCAGATGGAGCCGCGCGTCCTCGCCGCGATCTCCCGCGACCCCGCCTTCATGGAGGTCGCCGGGGAGGCCTCGGACCTCTACACCGCCGTCTCCCGGCAGGGCTTCTCGGGCGACCGGGAGAAGGCCAAGCTCGCCGTGCTCGGCGCCGTCTACGGCCAGACCTCCGGGGACGGCCTGAAGAACCTGGCCGCGCTCCGCCGCCGCTTCCCCCGGGCCGTCGCGTACGTGGACGACGCGGCGAAGGCCGGGGAGGAGGGCCGGCTCGTACGGACCTGGCTGGGCCGCACCTGTCCGCCGCCCGCCGGCTCCGGCGAGGGGGACGAGGCCGGGGACGGCGGCGTCGACCCGGGCGAGGGGTACGGGGAGGGCGGGGCCGGGAGCCCGCAGGGCCGGGAGGACGGCTGGACCCCGAGCTACGCCTCCACCAACACCCGGGCCCGCGGCCGGTTCACCCGTAACTTCGTCGTCCAGGGCAGTGCGGCCGACTGGGCCCTGCTGCTGCTCGCGGCCCTGCGGCAGGCGACCGCCGGGATGCGGGCCGAGCTGGTGTTCTTCCAGCACGACGAGGTGATCGTGCACTGCCCGGCCGAGGAGGCCGCGGCCGTCGTGGAGGCGATCCGGGCCGCCGGCGAACGGGCCGGCCGGATCGCCTTCGGCGACACCCCGGTCCGGTTCCCGTTCACGACGGCGGTCGTGGAGTGCTACGCGGACGCCAAGTGA
- a CDS encoding NAD(P)H-binding protein produces the protein MLLITGTSGGLGSLIARRLADHPDGTDRPDVRFGTRVPDGPGQVRVDFDDPDSLDFTGVDTLLLISAGYGEDDQVIARHGAAVSAAERDGVRHLVYTSLTGAGDHLPYALAHRWTERRLRGSSVAWTVLRNGLYAELLAALAAPGPDGAITAPLGGGRLAAVAREDLAEVAVRVALAPEAHAGQVYELVGDRPLGGAELAAAVGARYAPGCLAQARGALSGPDAAPFQPPMLVATYSAIAAGFLGAPDEGTLRRLLGRPPRAALEVYAAMAHPSPARGYLPAVAGGV, from the coding sequence ATGCTTTTGATCACCGGCACCTCCGGCGGACTCGGCTCACTGATCGCACGCCGGCTGGCGGACCACCCCGACGGCACGGACCGGCCGGACGTACGGTTCGGCACGCGCGTCCCGGACGGCCCCGGTCAGGTCCGGGTGGACTTCGACGACCCGGACTCCCTCGACTTCACCGGGGTGGACACCCTGCTGCTCATCTCGGCCGGTTACGGCGAGGACGACCAGGTCATCGCGCGGCACGGGGCCGCCGTCTCGGCCGCCGAGCGGGACGGGGTGCGGCACCTCGTCTACACCAGCCTCACCGGGGCGGGCGACCACCTGCCGTACGCGCTGGCGCACCGCTGGACCGAACGCCGCCTGCGCGGCTCCTCGGTGGCCTGGACCGTACTGCGCAACGGGCTGTACGCCGAGCTGCTGGCCGCGCTCGCCGCGCCGGGGCCCGACGGGGCGATCACCGCCCCGCTGGGCGGGGGCCGGCTGGCGGCGGTCGCGCGGGAGGACCTGGCGGAGGTGGCGGTCCGGGTGGCCCTGGCGCCCGAGGCGCATGCCGGGCAGGTCTACGAGCTGGTCGGGGACCGCCCCCTGGGCGGGGCGGAACTCGCCGCGGCGGTGGGCGCGCGCTACGCCCCGGGCTGCCTGGCGCAGGCCCGCGGCGCCCTCTCCGGCCCGGACGCGGCGCCCTTCCAGCCGCCGATGCTGGTGGCCACGTACTCGGCCATCGCCGCGGGCTTCCTCGGCGCCCCGGACGAGGGCACCCTGCGCCGCCTCCTGGGCCGCCCGCCGCGCGCGGCCCTGGAGGTGTACGCGGCGATGGCCCATCCCAGCCCCGCCCGGGGGTACCTCCCAGCGGTAGCTGGGGGAGTTTGA
- a CDS encoding winged helix-turn-helix transcriptional regulator, with the protein MSVGHTGITTPEPLPEPLLSCDDDCGIRDVLDRLGDKWSVLVVVELGAGMRRFKELQRAVDGISQRMLTLTVRRLERDGLVTRTVHATVPPQVEYELTDLGRSLTLLVKGLADWSLAHRARIEAARREWDTKADMPS; encoded by the coding sequence ATGTCAGTAGGGCACACCGGGATAACCACCCCCGAGCCCCTGCCCGAGCCGTTGCTGAGCTGCGACGACGACTGCGGCATCCGCGACGTCCTCGACCGGCTCGGCGACAAGTGGTCCGTCCTCGTCGTGGTGGAGCTCGGCGCCGGCATGCGCCGGTTCAAGGAGCTCCAGCGCGCGGTCGACGGCATCTCGCAGCGGATGCTCACCCTCACCGTCCGCCGCCTGGAGCGCGACGGCCTGGTCACCCGGACCGTGCACGCCACCGTGCCGCCCCAGGTCGAGTACGAGCTGACCGACCTCGGCCGCAGCCTGACCCTTCTGGTCAAGGGCCTCGCGGACTGGTCGCTGGCGCACCGCGCACGGATCGAAGCCGCCCGCCGGGAATGGGACACGAAGGCGGACATGCCAAGCTGA
- a CDS encoding DUF2786 domain-containing protein yields MGHEGGHAKLRGVRDLAETVDRAFAAALYAQDDAGLDTGASLLVADQGGWPGVGRELLARGEAYVRQGWERGWQPADVLRLVRRDLDERHLRITGDLIAAEARRYARLPARWGAAEVWWTGDEEYADRLAQRERADRFTLATAFLEVLRLLIRLPSIEPVGPLPGDPADALAEHAHIEPRMLGRIRALLAKAEATNFPEEAEALSAKAQELMARHTVDEALLAASGKGPAQVPGACRIGVEPPYEEAKAVLLDAVATANRCRAVWNSGFEFSTVVGFESDLEAVELLYTSLLVQGTAAMTRAEAAQRSGGRKRTKTFRQSFLLAYASRLGHRLAETAEHTATEAPDNLPALVARDVAVTSRAEEMFPRTTTTRLRGATDHAGWEDGTAAADRAHMGGRQKPLPR; encoded by the coding sequence ATGGGACACGAAGGCGGACATGCCAAGCTGAGGGGTGTGAGAGACCTTGCCGAGACCGTCGACCGAGCCTTCGCCGCCGCCCTCTACGCCCAGGACGACGCCGGGCTGGACACCGGCGCCTCGCTGCTCGTCGCGGACCAGGGAGGCTGGCCCGGGGTCGGGCGGGAGCTGCTGGCGCGCGGGGAGGCGTACGTACGCCAGGGCTGGGAGCGGGGCTGGCAGCCGGCCGACGTGCTGCGGCTGGTCCGCCGGGACCTCGACGAGCGGCACCTGCGGATCACCGGGGACCTGATCGCCGCCGAGGCGCGCCGCTACGCCCGGCTCCCGGCGCGCTGGGGCGCCGCCGAGGTGTGGTGGACGGGCGACGAGGAGTACGCCGACCGGCTCGCGCAGCGGGAACGGGCCGACCGGTTCACGCTGGCCACCGCCTTCCTGGAGGTGCTGCGGCTGCTGATCCGGCTGCCCTCGATCGAACCGGTGGGTCCGCTGCCCGGTGACCCGGCCGACGCGCTCGCCGAGCACGCCCACATCGAGCCGCGCATGCTGGGCCGGATACGGGCCCTGCTCGCCAAGGCCGAGGCGACGAACTTCCCGGAGGAGGCGGAGGCGCTCAGCGCCAAGGCCCAGGAGCTGATGGCCCGGCACACCGTGGACGAGGCACTGCTGGCGGCGAGCGGCAAGGGCCCGGCCCAGGTGCCCGGCGCCTGCCGGATCGGTGTCGAGCCGCCGTACGAGGAGGCGAAGGCGGTGCTGCTCGACGCGGTGGCCACCGCCAACCGATGCCGGGCGGTGTGGAACAGCGGCTTCGAGTTCTCCACGGTGGTCGGCTTCGAGAGCGACCTGGAGGCCGTGGAACTGCTCTACACCTCGCTGCTCGTGCAGGGCACGGCGGCGATGACCCGCGCGGAGGCCGCGCAGCGCTCCGGCGGGCGCAAGCGGACCAAGACCTTCAGGCAGTCCTTCCTGCTGGCCTACGCCAGCCGGCTCGGCCACCGGCTCGCCGAGACCGCCGAGCACACGGCGACGGAGGCCCCCGACAACCTGCCGGCCCTGGTGGCCCGCGACGTGGCGGTCACCTCGCGGGCGGAGGAGATGTTCCCCCGGACCACCACGACCCGGCTGCGCGGGGCCACCGACCACGCGGGCTGGGAGGACGGCACGGCCGCCGCCGACCGCGCCCACATGGGCGGCCGGCAGAAGCCGCTGCCCCGCTAG
- the tatA gene encoding Sec-independent protein translocase subunit TatA: MFRNALQPWHLVLVLVVCLLVFGSKKLPDMARSLGRSMRILKSEARALRSDDARPDARTDTP, from the coding sequence GTGTTCCGCAACGCCCTCCAGCCGTGGCACCTGGTCCTGGTCCTGGTGGTCTGCCTGCTGGTGTTCGGTTCCAAGAAGCTCCCCGACATGGCCCGCTCGCTGGGCCGGTCGATGCGCATCCTGAAGTCGGAGGCGCGCGCCCTGCGCTCGGACGACGCCCGTCCGGACGCCCGGACGGACACCCCCTAG
- a CDS encoding DUF397 domain-containing protein, translating into MDHAYNGMAAAELATLFELTWQKSRHSNSQGSCVEFARLPGGDVAMRNSRFPDGPALVYTPAEIEALLLGVKDGEFDHLIS; encoded by the coding sequence GTGGACCACGCGTACAACGGGATGGCAGCTGCAGAACTCGCTACCTTGTTTGAGCTGACGTGGCAGAAGAGCAGACACAGCAACTCGCAGGGTTCCTGCGTGGAGTTCGCACGGCTGCCGGGAGGCGATGTCGCCATGCGCAATTCGCGCTTTCCGGACGGACCGGCGCTCGTCTACACACCGGCCGAGATCGAGGCCCTGCTCCTGGGCGTCAAGGACGGCGAGTTCGATCACCTGATCAGCTGA
- a CDS encoding ATP-binding protein — MGTNGSTMLEPLRQGLPPVDPTAVSGSASCALPARYEAVRGARSFCRSTLSQWGLDDRFDDVALVVSELVTNALRHALPEDTRGADAEPEPPVRLHLMRWSTRLVCAVRDPSEDRPGGAFSPERTEENFDLESGRGLFLVDSYSDSWGWHPLAGRLTGKVVWALFLLQD, encoded by the coding sequence ATGGGGACGAATGGATCGACCATGCTCGAGCCGTTACGGCAGGGGCTGCCCCCGGTCGACCCCACGGCTGTCTCCGGGTCCGCCTCCTGCGCCCTGCCCGCCCGTTACGAGGCGGTGCGCGGAGCCCGCTCCTTCTGTCGTTCGACCCTGTCCCAGTGGGGCCTGGACGACCGCTTCGACGATGTGGCCCTGGTCGTCTCCGAGCTCGTCACCAACGCGCTGCGCCATGCCCTGCCCGAGGACACGCGGGGGGCGGACGCCGAGCCGGAGCCGCCCGTACGGCTGCACCTGATGCGGTGGAGCACGCGGCTGGTGTGCGCGGTGCGGGACCCCAGCGAGGACCGGCCCGGCGGGGCGTTCTCACCGGAGCGCACCGAGGAGAACTTCGACCTGGAGTCCGGGCGCGGGCTGTTCCTGGTGGACTCGTACAGCGACAGCTGGGGCTGGCACCCGCTCGCGGGCCGGCTGACCGGCAAGGTGGTCTGGGCGCTCTTCCTGCTCCAGGACTGA